A region from the Aerosakkonema funiforme FACHB-1375 genome encodes:
- a CDS encoding chemotaxis protein CheW, with translation MLMLLFYAGNNLYAVESSQVVEVIPRVSLRKINHVPDYVAGLFNYRGAIVPVIDLCHLIQGTPSRSYLSTRIVMVNYPVKNNTIRYLGLMAERVTETLDKPDTDLVDAGIQVNEAPYLGEMIMDDKGMIQCIRLEKLFSDSQHKYLLTAGNNSTNDTRN, from the coding sequence ATGTTAATGCTACTTTTTTACGCCGGGAATAACCTTTATGCAGTAGAGAGTTCTCAGGTAGTAGAGGTGATTCCCAGAGTGTCACTCAGAAAGATAAATCACGTACCTGACTATGTGGCAGGATTATTTAATTATCGAGGTGCGATCGTACCCGTTATCGATCTGTGCCATTTAATTCAAGGTACTCCCAGTCGTTCCTACTTGAGTACTCGGATTGTGATGGTGAATTACCCCGTAAAGAATAACACCATCCGTTACTTAGGTTTGATGGCAGAACGAGTGACCGAAACTTTGGATAAACCAGATACAGACCTAGTAGATGCGGGAATTCAAGTCAACGAAGCTCCTTATTTAGGAGAAATGATCATGGATGACAAGGGAATGATCCAATGTATCCGATTAGAAAAGTTGTTTTCTGATTCCCAACATAAATACCTATTAACGGCAGGGAATAATTCCACCAATGATACAAGAAATTGA
- a CDS encoding metallophosphoesterase — protein sequence MSLKRRHFLIFGSLSGFGLSFLWNALEHREGEGAGITPALASEPVIIPAQQPLLRFVSVADTGTGTRSQYAVAEAMSNYLRENPYDLVLLAGDNIYNFGEIAKIGAVFEQPYQSLLQRGVKFHACLGNHDIVTDNGDAQVKYPGFNMQGRYYTFRRDAVQFFALDTNGNADWSKQLPWLEKELNGSDAPWKVVFGHHQIYSSGHYGVNQPFIKMLTPLFQKYRVQLYINGHDHHYERSRSIDGTTYLICGGGAGTRPVGRSEWTEYSASKLSFAAFDVYADRIAVSAIDTDNQVFDQGIIQLRSS from the coding sequence ATGAGTCTCAAACGTCGTCATTTTCTCATTTTCGGCAGCCTGAGCGGCTTCGGATTAAGTTTTTTGTGGAACGCACTCGAACATCGTGAGGGTGAAGGCGCTGGTATTACTCCCGCACTAGCTTCCGAACCAGTAATTATACCCGCACAACAGCCGCTACTGCGTTTTGTCTCCGTGGCAGATACCGGCACCGGCACTAGAAGTCAGTATGCCGTGGCTGAGGCAATGAGTAACTATCTCCGCGAAAATCCCTATGACTTGGTGCTTTTGGCTGGCGATAATATTTACAACTTTGGTGAAATTGCCAAAATTGGCGCTGTTTTTGAACAACCGTATCAGTCTTTGTTGCAACGGGGAGTAAAATTTCACGCTTGTTTGGGTAATCACGATATCGTTACTGATAATGGTGACGCTCAAGTTAAGTATCCCGGTTTTAATATGCAAGGACGCTACTATACTTTTCGTCGCGATGCCGTGCAATTTTTTGCTTTAGATACGAATGGCAATGCTGACTGGTCAAAGCAATTGCCTTGGTTAGAAAAAGAATTAAATGGCAGCGATGCGCCTTGGAAAGTTGTGTTCGGTCATCATCAAATTTATTCTTCCGGTCATTATGGGGTAAATCAACCTTTTATTAAGATGCTGACGCCTCTGTTTCAAAAGTACCGCGTTCAACTTTATATTAACGGACACGACCACCATTATGAGCGCAGTCGATCGATCGACGGTACGACTTATTTAATTTGTGGCGGAGGTGCGGGAACTCGACCTGTCGGGCGATCTGAATGGACGGAGTATTCTGCCAGTAAGCTCAGCTTTGCGGCTTTTGATGTGTATGCCGATCGCATAGCCGTAAGTGCGATCGACACCGATAATCAAGTTTTCGATCAAGGAATAATTCAATTGCGTTCGAGCTAA
- a CDS encoding glutathione peroxidase, with the protein MFSNKEGQKVPNVTFRTRQKGQWVDVTTDELFAGKTVAVFSLPGAFTPTCSSTHVPGYNELAKVFKENGVDDIICISVNDAFVMEEWAKDQKADNIRFIPDGNGQFTEQMGMLVDKSDLGFGKRSWRYSMLVKDGVVAKMFIEPEEPGDPFKVSDANTMLNYINPNAVKPKLISLFTKVGCPFCARAKALLSQRGLEYEEIVLGKEITTKSLRAVTGALTVPQVFIDGKLIGGSDALAAYLGEN; encoded by the coding sequence ATGTTTTCCAACAAAGAAGGACAAAAAGTTCCCAACGTCACCTTTCGTACCCGTCAGAAAGGCCAGTGGGTAGATGTGACCACAGATGAACTGTTTGCCGGTAAGACAGTAGCTGTATTCTCCTTACCGGGTGCCTTCACCCCCACCTGTTCTTCCACCCACGTCCCAGGTTACAACGAATTGGCGAAAGTATTCAAAGAAAACGGCGTAGATGACATCATCTGTATTTCCGTCAACGATGCCTTTGTGATGGAAGAATGGGCAAAAGATCAAAAGGCAGACAATATCAGGTTTATTCCCGATGGCAACGGACAGTTTACCGAACAGATGGGAATGCTGGTAGATAAGTCAGACCTGGGATTTGGGAAGCGATCGTGGCGCTATTCTATGCTAGTCAAAGATGGCGTAGTCGCAAAAATGTTTATCGAACCAGAAGAACCGGGCGATCCCTTCAAAGTGTCCGACGCCAACACAATGCTCAACTATATCAACCCCAACGCAGTCAAACCGAAACTGATTTCCTTATTTACAAAAGTGGGTTGTCCCTTCTGTGCCCGTGCCAAAGCATTGCTGAGCCAACGCGGCTTAGAATACGAAGAAATTGTCTTGGGTAAAGAAATCACCACCAAGTCTTTAAGAGCCGTCACGGGCGCATTAACGGTTCCCCAAGTGTTTATAGATGGCAAATTAATCGGCGGTTCGGATGCGTTAGCTGCTTACTTGGGTGAGAACTAA